A segment of the Pseudoliparis swirei isolate HS2019 ecotype Mariana Trench chromosome 4, NWPU_hadal_v1, whole genome shotgun sequence genome:
tctctttgtttgtctgtcttcaGATGAGGTGGCTGTAATCGATGAAATTCAAATGATCAGAGATCCTTCCAGAGGCTGGGCCTGGACCAGAGCACTGCTGGGTTTGTAACACACATTCAAAAACATAGTTAtccaaatacacacacgcacatacagagctaatgtgttttttatatttttttatatctgaATCTTGTTGATGACACAAGCGCACAAACAAAATCTGTACAAGCACGCCTCTAACAAACTTAATGTACGCAGATTTCGCATGTTTTTGTCCCATTTATTGATGTTTTCAACTTCATGTGTCGAAATAGCTGAcgtcttttgtatttgtttaggTCTCTGCGCAGAGGAGATCCATGTGTGCGGTGAGCCCGCAGCCATCGACTTCATCAGAGAGCTGATGTACACCactggagaggagatggaggtgagACGGCAATATGTCgggcagcaggaagaggagagtcAATTATGTTACTCATGGTTTCTTTTAATCATTGTGTTTGGGTGaacgctctctcgctctctcctttctgtgcccctccactcctccctctctcttcaggtCAACACCTACAAGCGGTTAACTCCATTCACAATCTTGGATCAAGCCCTGGAGTCGTTGGACAACTTGAGACCGGGAGATTGCATCGTTTGCTTcagtaaaaatgacatttactcCCTAAGCAGACAGATTGAGGCCAGAGGACTGCAATGTGCTGTAATTTATGGGAGTTTACCACCAGGTGAGTTTTTAAAAGGATGTTAAGataaatgtatgtttgtgtgtaaggACAATACTTAATATGTCAACGGAGTCCTCGCTCTTTGAAAAGATTAAGATTTTAAAACAATCTGTGAATGTTTTTTCATCCATTAAGCGTCTGCATGTTTATTAAAGAAAGAGTAGGTCATGTGTAAATTACCTCTTACTaatcataataatgatattaaacTCAGCTGTTGTCCAAAAACATCATGAAAATCAAATATTGTAGAGCTCCAGACGTTGAGAGCTCGGTTGTTTTGTTCTCGACAGGCACCAAGCTGTCCCAGGCCAAGAAGTTCAATGACCCTGATGACCCCTGCAAGATACTGGTTGCTACAGATGCTATTGGGATGGGCCTTAACCTGTAAGTCCCATCATGCAAACTGTAATATTGTTAAGATATTTCCCtttaagaaatatattttttaaaggcatGTACTCAAATGATATATTTCAAGTTTTCTTTATGCCACATTCTATGCAGATGTTATATCAACCTgcacgttgtatatttatattgatctAAAATCGTCATTGGGAAACATTTTATCCTATTTGTTGCTGTTATGTTCAGCATCCACCACTAGGAGCTGCTAAAGTCAGAAATGATTTAATCCGACACATCGGGACTTTAAACTTTAAGCTTTAtgatttaataaaaatgtatccGTTCCACCAACTCGGCTCACGatttaaataatgataattgttctgcttttctttgtttctctctccaggAGTATAAGACGTATAATCTTCAACAGTCTGATAAAGCCCAACGTTAATGAGAAAGGGGAGAAACAGATGGAGACCATCAGCACATCACAAGCTCTGCAGATATCTGGCCGCGCAGGGAGGTCAGTCCTAATATCCCCCGTATCCCCCCATTCAGGAGGGTCAACGGTGGTGGAGaagatgcaacacacacacacacagggggacaaaacaaacacatctaGGTACTCAAAACTGCTCTTGTGGTACCTCCCAGCAGTTATGATGTCGTGGCCGGTGACGAGCAATTTAGTTTCTTTCAAGTAAGTTTCTAAAAGCCGTCTCCTCGCTCCCGTCATCAGGTACGCCTCCAAGTTCAAAGACGGAGAAACCACCACCATGCACAGAgatgacctgcctgttctgaaggaaatactcagccactcCGTCGAACCCATAAAGGTGATCAATTACACACACGCCCGCGATCGAACGCACACTCTCAGGTAAACGTGTCGGTAGAATTCGGAGCATGAAGTATTTTAACGGGTGTgatgtgtctctcctcctctcagactgcAGGTCTCCATCCGACAGCAGAGCAGATAGAGATGTTTGCCTATCATCTACCCGAGGCGACCCTGTCCAACCTCGTCGTGAGTACAAACATCTCTTCATCCACTGGTTCTCCCACCCACTCGGGCTGGTTCTGTCAAATGAGTATTCCTCTCTGGGTGGGATGTGTTCCTCCAGAACAGCCTGAGTTCTTCGAGGCGCTCATTCGTGTTCATGAATTAATAATGAACTGTCGTCTCTGTGTGAACTTCGTAGTCCCGAAGTTAAATTCTGACCGTTTAGAAAGACGCTCGTGTCCAGGTGAAGGTTTACTCCACGCATGCAGTGGCCTCGTCTTCTCGTTCTGACTCACTGTGTGGCGACTCCTCTTTCAGGACATATTTGTCAGCCTCTCCCAGGTGGACGGGATGTTTTTTGTCTGCAACATCGAAGACTTCAAGTTTCTGGCTGATATGATTCAGCACATTCCACTGAACCTGAGGTCCCGCTACATTTTCTGCACTGCGCCCATCAACAAGAAACAACCTTTTGTATGCACCTCCTTCCTCAAGGTACGGATGGGAAGAAGGTGGGAGATgaacgcgtgtgtgtgcttctgttgAGCTGGACTGAGAGAAATCTAAATTGTTTTACTATTCAAATGTCTGAGCAGATCAATCACGTTACACTGTTCTCATGGAAATTTGCCTGAAATGCACAAAGTGTTGGAAGTTAATCGCTAAAAATGAGTATGAACCCTGTACATATAGGGAGGTATGGTCGGGTTGATGAGGCGACAAGTGGAAAGTACAAATGATTCATTAATAGTAATGGCAGTGGACTTACATCGTGAAATATCAAACAAAATATTTCATCTGTAATCATCAATCAGATATTCTTGTGGTTTCTTTGGTACATTTCTGGATATGTAACTATTTAGATCAGTTTGCAgagatttcttttttacttttgaaatGTTTCCGTTTATCAGACGACTGCATCCGATTCTGTGTTTCATTGTTCAAGTCCAAGGAAGGATAAACACTTTTAGAGCTACTTTACTTTTGCGCTCTGACTTAATGCCGCTGTCATACTGTAATGTTAGCGTTGGTGATGTGTGCAAAGAAAGCTCTTTCCTGCTTCTGGAGCGGTACCCGCAGCTTCGTTTGCACTGATTTGAGTCTTTCCGTTTCTCCGTCAGTTTGCCCGTCAGTTCAGTCGAGACgaacccctgacctttgactggGTGGCTCGTCATGTCAGCTGGCCTCTGTCTGCACCCAAAAACATCAAAGACCTGGTTCACCTGGAAGCTGTTCACGACGTCTTAGATCTGTACCTCTGGTTGAGGTGACATGCTTTTAacaagtcttcttcttctgccatgTTTTATGATGGGAAGCTGTTGTTTGACGTAATCGTCTATTGGTCGTGTGTAATAATTATGTATTAATTATCATGATCGTATTCCATCGTCTTTACAGTCTaacattgtatttttatttttctgcagCTACCGTTTCATGGACATGTTCCCAGACACGGCCTTGGTTCGGCAAACCCAGCAGGAACTTGACGATACCATACAAGAGGGCGTTCGAAATATCACCCGTCTCATCCGAGCCACGGACTCGACCGCCACCGACCCGCTGCGGACGCAAGGCAGCCGGGGCGGACCAGCGGGTGGTAATACTGCCAGCAGTGATCCGTTGACCAACAGCAAAGGTGAAAGGGCACGAAGAGACCCGGGGGAGATGGACAGCTCTCTGGCGAGCCGCCTGGTGAGAGACGGGCTGTTGACTCCGAATTTGCTCCAGCAG
Coding sequences within it:
- the supv3l1 gene encoding ATP-dependent RNA helicase SUPV3L1, mitochondrial, with product MSVSRCVFLFSRLQRHIRTRTATTTAGTCHASGFFHKRRPAGSVLCSRYVSSSGSSQKPPDTSLFVPISLKTDCSVDGSVGLELTQPLHKSELLKVLNRFYKKKEMQKMASDHGLDARLFHQAFISFRKFVLEVTSLPADLHIILSDICSGAGHVDDIYPYFMRHAKIIFPMLDCMDDLRKISDLRVPANWYPEARAIQRKVIFHAGPTNSGKTYHAIQRYLGAKSGVYCGPLKLLAHEIFEKSNIAGVPCDLVTGEERTFMDPDGRVSGHVACTIEMCSVNTPYEVAVIDEIQMIRDPSRGWAWTRALLGLCAEEIHVCGEPAAIDFIRELMYTTGEEMEVNTYKRLTPFTILDQALESLDNLRPGDCIVCFSKNDIYSLSRQIEARGLQCAVIYGSLPPGTKLSQAKKFNDPDDPCKILVATDAIGMGLNLSIRRIIFNSLIKPNVNEKGEKQMETISTSQALQISGRAGRYASKFKDGETTTMHRDDLPVLKEILSHSVEPIKTAGLHPTAEQIEMFAYHLPEATLSNLVDIFVSLSQVDGMFFVCNIEDFKFLADMIQHIPLNLRSRYIFCTAPINKKQPFVCTSFLKFARQFSRDEPLTFDWVARHVSWPLSAPKNIKDLVHLEAVHDVLDLYLWLSYRFMDMFPDTALVRQTQQELDDTIQEGVRNITRLIRATDSTATDPLRTQGSRGGPAGGNTASSDPLTNSKGERARRDPGEMDSSLASRLVRDGLLTPNLLQQLQKEWSKDQKGVQQEFTNQGTLDAEPLNNINKRKKKKK